A window from Rhizosphaericola mali encodes these proteins:
- a CDS encoding acyl-CoA thioesterase has product MKKENTNELVFRFLSEPSDVNFGGKVHGGAVMKWIDQAGYACAANWSESYCVTVYVGGIQFYKPIAIGDLIEIKSKIIYTGKTSMHVGIDVYAGKPQSKEYVQTTHCVIVFVAVNENGAPIPVKKWTPETISDKSLEAYALRLMDLRKSIDDEMKKQGKI; this is encoded by the coding sequence ATGAAGAAAGAAAATACAAATGAGCTCGTTTTTAGATTTTTATCTGAGCCATCAGACGTAAACTTCGGCGGTAAAGTTCATGGAGGTGCCGTGATGAAATGGATTGACCAGGCAGGTTATGCATGTGCTGCAAATTGGAGTGAAAGCTACTGCGTAACAGTTTATGTAGGAGGTATTCAATTCTACAAACCAATTGCCATTGGCGATTTGATCGAAATTAAATCAAAAATTATATACACAGGAAAGACAAGTATGCATGTAGGCATTGATGTGTATGCAGGCAAGCCTCAAAGTAAAGAATATGTACAGACCACACATTGTGTTATCGTTTTTGTAGCAGTTAATGAAAATGGCGCGCCTATTCCAGTAAAAAAATGGACGCCTGAAACAATATCTGATAAAAGCTTAGAAGCATATGCACTGCGATTAATGGATCTAAGAAAATCCATTGATGATGAGATGAAAAAACAAGGAAAAATCTAA
- a CDS encoding TonB-dependent receptor yields the protein MKRKFKIHIFVMSISILLLQNVAFSQNTSIIQGVVKNTSGQVLSGASIQSGKKIATSDEKGIYHLSLSPGEYSISINLIGFQDQKKKITLSENQVINLDWALSTDTTSNLNNVVVIGSRAAPRTSLTSPVPVDVFDIKKIASLGAQTTVGQILNYVAPSFTSTSQSLGDGTDEVDPISLRGLGPDQVLVLVNGKRRYTSALVNVNGTFGKGTVGTDLNAIPVAAIDRIEVLRDGAAAQYGSDAVAGVINIILKHNVNQFNASVTAGEYATRAKALNETFHDGQSNQIALNYGIPLTSKGGYINFSGSFDYRKPTNRGGIYTGSIYNAYGPDKTAAGALVAHDQTDSFLNATGTSRRDYSLIVGQSRIRSGQFAYNASLPLSNNATLYSFGTFGYRNGLAAGFYRYPNDTRNIPSIYPLGYMPYIGTSIYDKSIAVGIKGKTNNGWNVDFSNTYGQNQFEYHVQNSLNASMGTNSPTSFNNGGPKFSQNTVNLDLNRDFDWLSGVNLAFGGEYRYEHYQLIAGDANSYTNYGLADSVGVNANGTPILVLDPNGSYNTLFGRDGNPVPGGSQVFSGFRPANAANATRSAVAGYADAAVNFTKKFLVDGAIRYENYSDFGSTLNGKLSFLYKLTENLSLRGSGSTGFRAPSLQQIYYANTATQFTNGVAYEVGTFTNGSRAAKLLGIPSLKPEKSKSVSAGVTGRFGKFTATVDGYFTRVNDRIVYTDQFSGSNAAGASAADQELYQILAQAGAQKAQFFANAINTETKGIDAVFSYTEHLGKGTFRADLSGTISQTQKVGPVHASELLKGKESTYFSPASLIYLTNAVPKQKLNLGLNYNISKWIFFVRNNYFGGVTEPVTTVANQQFYNPRWVTDVSIGYQIIKEAKVTIGSNNVFNVYPETINIAANSNSGQFVYPRATSQFGFNGRYVFARVELSL from the coding sequence ATGAAAAGAAAATTTAAAATCCACATTTTTGTAATGAGTATTAGTATACTCCTTTTACAAAATGTGGCTTTCAGCCAAAACACCTCCATTATTCAAGGTGTCGTGAAAAACACAAGCGGTCAAGTATTATCTGGAGCCTCTATCCAAAGTGGGAAAAAAATTGCGACTTCAGACGAAAAAGGAATCTATCATTTATCCTTATCCCCTGGCGAGTATTCAATAAGCATTAACTTAATAGGTTTTCAAGATCAAAAAAAGAAAATTACATTATCAGAAAATCAAGTTATCAATTTAGATTGGGCACTTTCAACAGATACTACGAGCAATCTAAATAATGTAGTAGTTATCGGAAGTCGTGCCGCTCCTCGTACCTCATTGACCTCCCCTGTTCCAGTTGATGTATTTGATATTAAAAAAATTGCCTCCTTAGGTGCGCAGACGACGGTCGGACAAATATTAAATTATGTAGCACCATCTTTTACATCTACTTCCCAATCATTAGGAGATGGAACAGATGAGGTAGATCCTATTTCACTAAGAGGGTTAGGTCCTGACCAAGTTTTGGTTTTGGTAAATGGGAAAAGAAGATACACTTCTGCCTTGGTAAATGTCAATGGTACATTTGGCAAGGGAACAGTAGGTACAGATTTGAATGCCATTCCCGTTGCAGCTATTGATAGGATCGAAGTTTTACGTGATGGTGCTGCCGCTCAATATGGAAGTGATGCCGTTGCGGGTGTGATCAATATTATTTTGAAACATAATGTAAATCAGTTCAACGCTTCCGTAACTGCCGGTGAATATGCAACGCGTGCAAAAGCTTTGAATGAAACTTTCCATGATGGACAATCTAATCAGATTGCTTTGAACTATGGAATTCCATTGACCTCGAAAGGTGGATACATCAATTTTTCGGGATCATTTGATTATAGAAAACCAACTAATCGCGGAGGTATTTACACAGGAAGTATTTACAATGCTTATGGTCCGGATAAAACTGCCGCTGGTGCATTGGTTGCACATGACCAAACGGATTCATTTTTAAATGCAACAGGAACAAGCAGAAGGGATTATAGTTTGATTGTCGGACAGTCAAGGATTAGAAGTGGTCAATTTGCTTATAATGCTTCTTTGCCTTTAAGTAATAATGCGACTTTATATTCCTTCGGTACATTCGGCTATAGAAATGGATTGGCGGCAGGATTTTACCGTTATCCAAATGATACAAGAAATATTCCGTCTATTTATCCATTGGGATATATGCCTTATATCGGAACGAGCATTTACGATAAATCCATCGCAGTGGGCATAAAAGGAAAAACGAATAATGGATGGAATGTTGATTTTAGTAATACATACGGTCAAAATCAATTTGAATATCATGTGCAGAATTCACTTAATGCTTCAATGGGAACAAATTCACCTACTTCATTCAATAATGGTGGTCCAAAATTTTCTCAAAACACAGTTAACCTCGATTTGAACAGAGATTTTGATTGGTTATCTGGCGTTAATTTGGCATTTGGTGGAGAATATAGATATGAACATTATCAATTGATTGCTGGAGATGCAAATAGTTATACTAATTATGGATTGGCAGATAGTGTTGGCGTAAATGCGAATGGTACACCCATTTTAGTTTTGGACCCGAATGGATCTTACAATACATTATTTGGACGAGATGGCAATCCAGTACCTGGTGGTTCTCAAGTATTCTCAGGATTCCGACCAGCGAATGCTGCCAATGCGACTAGAAGTGCAGTTGCCGGTTATGCAGATGCAGCAGTAAATTTTACGAAAAAATTCCTTGTCGATGGAGCTATTCGCTATGAAAATTATAGTGATTTTGGTTCTACTTTAAATGGAAAATTATCCTTCCTTTACAAGTTAACAGAAAATCTTTCCCTGAGAGGTTCCGGTAGTACAGGCTTTAGAGCACCATCATTACAACAAATCTATTATGCAAATACCGCTACACAATTTACCAATGGCGTTGCATACGAAGTAGGGACATTTACCAATGGTAGTCGTGCCGCTAAATTATTGGGAATTCCATCTCTCAAACCAGAAAAATCCAAAAGTGTTAGCGCGGGAGTAACAGGAAGATTTGGAAAATTCACAGCTACTGTAGACGGATATTTCACAAGAGTAAATGATCGTATAGTGTATACTGACCAATTTTCTGGTAGCAATGCTGCCGGCGCTTCTGCCGCAGATCAAGAATTGTATCAAATATTAGCACAAGCGGGAGCGCAAAAAGCACAATTTTTTGCCAATGCAATTAATACAGAAACCAAAGGTATTGATGCGGTATTTTCTTATACGGAGCATCTCGGAAAAGGAACATTCCGCGCAGATCTTTCTGGTACAATTTCTCAAACGCAAAAAGTCGGACCTGTACACGCGTCCGAATTGCTGAAAGGAAAAGAAAGTACGTATTTCAGTCCAGCAAGTTTAATTTATTTGACCAACGCAGTACCTAAACAAAAATTAAATTTAGGTTTGAACTATAACATATCTAAATGGATTTTCTTTGTTAGAAACAATTATTTTGGAGGTGTTACGGAGCCAGTAACTACAGTTGCAAATCAACAGTTTTATAATCCAAGATGGGTAACGGATGTCTCCATTGGTTACCAAATTATTAAGGAAGCGAAAGTAACTATTGGTTCTAATAACGTATTCAACGTGTATCCAGAAACGATTAATATTGCTGCGAATAGTAATAGTGGTCAATTCGTATATCCAAGAGCAACAAGTCAATTTGGATTTAATGGTCGATATGTTTTTGCAAGAGTTGAGTTGAGTTTATAG
- a CDS encoding T9SS type A sorting domain-containing protein, with product MDDNNAGLVTNAASYIYLMDAGGINSAPMGYVTRTKITNDQFSFSDLSMLQPYRIYALIVNTDMGTNTFFTSTINNGWNYTQGAVNVEPGNTSSIGNSATNGLFSIATNQSNITNVQLNFGIQQIPQATSINNTSMLPWMFSLTNVSGYKGILAGNTYASMPTGTDNDGNIQSFTITSVDPDASDNTTTKIYYDGAFVNLPYTIASGSDPNLLGFYGLSSQNGVSFKYYVTDNAGANSSIVKYLLKTPAGTTLPITLSSFTLHIVENMVSIDWNTINEINTKTFEILRSTSNQKTWENITSIPAAGNSTSTKTYNYVDKNPHLGEVYYRLKETDMDGNNNWSNILSIYLPNTNNTFVIYPNPIVNGIANLKLPTINGGNGSLINLYGIVVKNFTFPKNSNVFNLNISDITKGVYFVKIIANGKNYTSKLIVE from the coding sequence ATGGATGACAATAATGCCGGCCTTGTTACAAATGCAGCCTCGTATATTTATTTGATGGATGCAGGCGGGATAAATTCTGCACCTATGGGTTATGTGACGAGAACAAAGATCACCAATGATCAATTTAGCTTTAGCGATCTTAGTATGCTCCAACCATATCGAATCTATGCCCTTATTGTAAATACGGACATGGGAACAAATACTTTTTTTACTTCTACCATAAATAATGGGTGGAATTATACACAAGGAGCAGTAAATGTAGAACCTGGCAATACTTCTTCCATTGGAAATTCTGCAACGAATGGCCTTTTTTCTATAGCAACAAACCAAAGCAATATCACCAATGTTCAATTAAATTTTGGAATTCAACAAATTCCACAAGCCACATCTATTAATAATACGTCAATGTTACCTTGGATGTTTTCACTTACAAATGTATCAGGTTATAAAGGTATACTCGCTGGAAATACTTACGCTAGTATGCCAACAGGTACAGACAATGATGGAAATATTCAATCTTTCACTATTACAAGTGTCGATCCAGATGCTTCTGATAATACTACTACTAAAATATATTATGATGGTGCATTCGTCAATCTACCCTATACAATTGCTTCAGGTAGTGATCCCAATTTATTGGGATTTTACGGATTGTCTTCCCAAAATGGAGTTTCATTTAAATATTATGTAACGGACAATGCAGGAGCAAATTCTAGTATTGTCAAGTATTTATTAAAAACACCAGCGGGAACGACACTCCCTATTACATTGAGTTCCTTTACGTTGCATATAGTCGAAAATATGGTTTCTATTGATTGGAATACCATAAATGAAATAAATACTAAAACATTCGAAATTCTAAGAAGTACTTCTAATCAAAAAACTTGGGAAAATATTACTTCAATACCAGCAGCTGGTAATAGTACCAGTACCAAGACTTATAATTATGTAGATAAAAATCCACACTTAGGAGAGGTCTATTATAGGCTAAAAGAAACTGATATGGATGGGAATAATAATTGGAGTAATATATTGAGCATTTATTTGCCAAATACCAATAATACTTTTGTCATTTACCCCAATCCTATAGTAAATGGCATCGCAAACCTTAAACTTCCAACTATAAACGGAGGTAATGGATCATTGATAAATCTATATGGTATTGTAGTTAAAAATTTTACCTTTCCAAAGAATTCAAATGTCTTTAATTTAAACATTTCCGACATTACAAAAGGTGTATATTTTGTAAAAATAATAGCGAATGGCAAAAATTATACGTCCAAACTAATCGTTGAATAA
- a CDS encoding SDR family NAD(P)-dependent oxidoreductase, with amino-acid sequence MSENTKIALVTGGSRGLGRNMAINLAKKGLDVILTYNSNKTEGDKVVTEIEALGQKAIALQLNTSDIKSFDAFVKEATDHLKEVTGSPNFDFLINNAGTALYAPFAETTEEQFDTVINIHYKGVFFLTQKLLPYLNEGGGIVNISSGLARFSFPGSSAYGATKGAIEVLSRYLAKELGSKGIRVNTVAPGAIETDFGGGHVRDNKEVNAQVASFTALGRVGLPDDIGGVVAFLCTPDAKWVNGQRIEVSGGMVL; translated from the coding sequence ATGAGTGAAAACACAAAAATAGCGTTAGTAACTGGCGGAAGCCGTGGATTGGGACGCAATATGGCGATTAACTTAGCCAAAAAAGGTTTGGATGTAATCTTAACCTACAATAGTAACAAAACAGAAGGCGACAAGGTCGTAACAGAAATTGAAGCATTGGGACAAAAAGCCATTGCGTTACAATTGAATACAAGTGATATCAAAAGTTTTGACGCATTCGTAAAAGAAGCGACAGACCATTTGAAAGAAGTAACAGGTTCTCCTAATTTCGATTTCCTAATCAATAATGCAGGCACAGCCTTGTATGCTCCATTTGCAGAAACAACGGAAGAACAGTTTGATACAGTCATCAATATTCATTACAAAGGTGTATTTTTCTTAACACAAAAATTATTACCTTATTTGAATGAAGGCGGTGGTATTGTCAATATTTCTTCCGGATTGGCGCGCTTTAGTTTTCCTGGCTCGTCTGCTTATGGCGCGACAAAAGGAGCGATTGAAGTTTTGTCCAGATATTTAGCCAAAGAATTAGGCAGCAAAGGCATTCGTGTAAATACAGTTGCGCCTGGTGCTATTGAAACTGATTTTGGTGGTGGGCACGTAAGGGACAACAAAGAGGTAAATGCACAAGTTGCCAGCTTCACAGCATTGGGACGTGTAGGTTTGCCTGATGACATTGGTGGCGTCGTTGCATTCCTTTGTACACCTGATGCCAAATGGGTAAATGGTCAACGCATAGAGGTTTCCGGTGGAATGGTTTTGTAA
- a CDS encoding helix-turn-helix domain-containing protein, which translates to MEKLTSLSEFYYEISEILGKNVDEILPQGIQKDIGHFNVFSIADTIKKQKMDGQMPYNRRAYYKISLIAGPCVAEYADKTIEVEDYALLFATPRVPYHWIPKDESLSGTFCVFTEDFLMKQKTGILIDELPIFKPGGFPIFKLSKKEHEQAAAIFDKIKQEINSDYAFKYDLLRNYVLELIHFGQKLQPNTSMYHVQNASSRIVSLFVELLERQFPIDPNGQIQPLRNAKDYADRLAVHVNHLNKVLKDATGKTTTEIINNRLAQEARILLKQTDWTVSHISDSLGFEEVAHFSNFFKKYTQLTPLKYRA; encoded by the coding sequence ATGGAAAAACTTACTTCTTTATCCGAATTCTATTACGAAATTTCCGAAATATTAGGAAAAAATGTGGACGAAATATTGCCACAAGGCATCCAAAAAGATATTGGACATTTTAATGTTTTTAGTATTGCAGATACGATTAAAAAACAAAAAATGGACGGTCAAATGCCGTACAATCGCCGTGCTTACTATAAGATAAGTTTGATTGCAGGACCTTGCGTGGCAGAATATGCAGACAAAACGATTGAGGTGGAAGACTATGCACTTCTATTTGCCACACCACGTGTGCCGTATCATTGGATTCCAAAAGATGAATCCTTGTCGGGAACATTTTGTGTTTTTACGGAAGATTTTTTGATGAAACAAAAGACCGGAATTTTAATTGACGAACTTCCCATATTCAAACCGGGCGGTTTCCCTATTTTCAAATTGAGCAAAAAAGAACACGAGCAAGCAGCGGCAATATTTGATAAAATCAAACAAGAAATCAATTCTGACTATGCATTCAAATATGATTTACTGCGCAACTATGTATTGGAATTGATACATTTCGGGCAAAAGCTACAACCCAATACCAGCATGTATCACGTGCAAAATGCATCTTCCAGAATTGTATCTTTGTTCGTGGAATTATTGGAACGACAATTTCCCATCGATCCGAACGGACAAATACAACCTTTGCGCAATGCCAAAGACTATGCAGATCGATTGGCAGTACATGTCAATCATTTGAATAAAGTTTTAAAAGATGCCACCGGCAAAACCACTACTGAAATTATCAATAACCGATTGGCGCAGGAAGCGCGCATTTTATTGAAACAAACAGATTGGACGGTTTCGCACATTTCAGATTCACTAGGATTTGAAGAAGTGGCGCATTTCTCTAATTTCTTTAAAAAATATACACAATTGACTCCGTTGAAGTATAGAGCTTAA
- a CDS encoding TlpA family protein disulfide reductase — protein sequence MNFNKLIICFLLCFYYQNLNAQISILQKVITKVERYENFSYKEHVLIKSSFNPKPIENDEKYVFLKMPNVKYNYFFKQDVNGSVSTYNEAGLVELDYKDSSYSFIDTNRYSFDNTLLGYLNQLKEIVNNPKCFEQKKDTLINGFFCYHFIEKDVDSTSNERGDYLFKHWFINKSSNNVTSIIYMWRMRDAGKNLITNCMQSIYTDLKFDQLGINKSIFNIPSNFKLKNIEKRSLLPTGVIAPDFVMHSTEGDSLTLAQLKGKVVIIDFSFIGCLPCLQAIKPMNNILKKYKNSPVEIISVYPQRDLSSIKNYIKEHDIQYSIYFDKYNGSKLYDIPGYPSFYIINKDGVIAYSLEGFVDDFEEKISKIIDKQLL from the coding sequence ATGAATTTTAATAAATTGATTATTTGCTTCTTGTTGTGTTTCTATTATCAAAATCTCAATGCCCAAATTTCTATTTTGCAAAAAGTTATAACAAAGGTGGAGCGGTATGAAAATTTTAGTTATAAGGAACATGTACTCATAAAAAGTTCTTTTAATCCTAAGCCAATTGAAAATGATGAGAAATATGTATTCCTTAAAATGCCAAATGTTAAGTACAATTATTTTTTTAAACAGGATGTTAACGGTAGTGTATCAACTTATAATGAAGCAGGTTTAGTGGAATTAGATTACAAGGATAGTTCTTATTCGTTTATTGATACAAATAGGTATTCATTTGATAATACCTTACTTGGTTATTTGAATCAGTTAAAAGAGATTGTAAATAATCCTAAATGTTTCGAACAAAAAAAAGATACTTTGATTAATGGTTTCTTTTGCTATCATTTTATTGAAAAGGATGTCGATTCTACATCTAATGAAAGAGGAGATTATCTATTTAAGCATTGGTTCATAAATAAGAGTTCAAATAATGTCACTAGTATAATTTATATGTGGAGAATGCGGGATGCAGGAAAAAATTTGATTACAAATTGTATGCAATCAATTTATACAGATTTGAAATTCGATCAATTGGGCATTAATAAGTCAATCTTCAATATTCCATCAAATTTTAAATTAAAAAATATAGAAAAGCGTTCTTTGTTACCAACGGGGGTAATTGCGCCTGATTTTGTAATGCATTCTACTGAAGGAGATTCTTTAACATTAGCCCAACTTAAGGGTAAAGTAGTTATTATAGACTTCTCCTTTATTGGATGTTTGCCATGTTTACAGGCAATAAAACCAATGAATAACATTCTTAAAAAATATAAAAATAGTCCAGTTGAAATCATTAGTGTTTATCCTCAAAGAGATTTGAGTTCTATAAAAAATTATATAAAAGAACATGATATTCAATATTCTATTTATTTTGATAAATACAATGGAAGTAAACTGTATGATATACCTGGATATCCTAGTTTTTACATTATAAATAAAGATGGGGTAATTGCTTATTCATTAGAGGGTTTTGTAGATGATTTTGAAGAAAAAATATCTAAAATTATTGATAAACAGCTATTATAA
- a CDS encoding SDR family NAD(P)-dependent oxidoreductase, whose translation MENSNVWYITGASKGIGRSLVHQLLSQGKKVAATSRNLAAFSDIENENFLPIEVDLTNDTSIAISLEKTQKHFGRIDVIINNAGYGIGGAIEELSEQEIADNFNVNFFAVVKVVQQALPYLRSQHSGHIINISSIAGFAPGLGWSIYSAAKFAVTGLSESLANDLKPLGIRVTAVLPGWFRTNFAKPDSIAYSSKQIEDYHFLRTAHQKMNDIDGKQLGNPDKVAQAFIQLVQTENPPPLLFLGSDAYQRAKDKNVQLLKEMEQWKELSSSTNFE comes from the coding sequence ATGGAAAATTCAAATGTTTGGTATATTACCGGAGCATCCAAAGGAATCGGCCGCTCTCTAGTGCATCAATTATTATCGCAAGGCAAAAAAGTTGCTGCAACTTCTAGAAACTTAGCGGCATTTTCGGATATCGAAAATGAGAATTTTTTACCTATAGAAGTGGACCTAACAAACGATACATCCATCGCAATATCTCTCGAAAAAACACAAAAGCATTTTGGCAGAATCGATGTGATTATCAACAATGCTGGCTATGGTATCGGTGGCGCAATTGAGGAATTATCCGAACAAGAAATTGCGGACAATTTTAATGTAAATTTCTTTGCGGTCGTTAAGGTTGTCCAACAAGCATTGCCATATCTACGCAGTCAACATTCAGGACATATCATCAACATTTCGTCTATTGCGGGCTTTGCGCCGGGACTTGGCTGGAGCATTTATTCGGCTGCAAAATTTGCCGTTACAGGTCTTTCGGAATCCTTGGCAAACGACTTGAAACCTTTAGGCATACGCGTTACTGCAGTTTTACCGGGTTGGTTTAGAACCAATTTCGCTAAACCAGATTCGATCGCTTATAGTTCCAAGCAGATCGAAGACTATCATTTCTTAAGAACGGCACACCAAAAAATGAATGATATTGATGGCAAACAATTGGGAAATCCAGATAAAGTTGCACAGGCATTTATCCAATTAGTTCAAACTGAAAATCCACCACCTCTTTTATTTTTGGGTAGTGATGCTTATCAACGTGCAAAAGATAAAAATGTACAATTACTAAAAGAAATGGAGCAATGGAAAGAATTGTCATCATCAACTAATTTCGAATAG
- a CDS encoding helix-turn-helix domain-containing protein: MESLEAFYQHKFHTYPENLHKTIGQFNVFEIETRMRQNEELPIHIRRNFYKIMLFSGKNMFRYGNQNIEVDGDTLMFFHPNIPYSYQPLSENTKGYFCVFKNELFQGDFKLDIDNLSIFKSATPPIFHLSKNNYQEAETLFQKMLTEVRSDYIYKYELIRNYVSELYYLAMKWTPAENIFHHGDASTRITMIFEELLAQQFPIQYKSDQLELRTPKAFADKMFIHVNYLNRCVQKVTGKTTSQHIFERILGEAKILLKHTDWSISEICEALNFEDLAHFNKFFKKQTDLNPTSFKLV; this comes from the coding sequence ATGGAAAGTTTAGAAGCGTTTTATCAGCATAAGTTTCATACGTATCCGGAGAATTTACACAAAACCATTGGACAATTTAACGTATTCGAAATTGAAACTAGAATGCGACAAAATGAAGAATTGCCCATTCATATTCGTCGAAATTTCTATAAAATAATGCTCTTTTCTGGTAAAAATATGTTTCGATATGGCAATCAGAATATTGAAGTTGATGGCGATACTTTAATGTTTTTTCATCCTAATATTCCGTATTCTTACCAGCCATTATCGGAAAATACGAAAGGCTATTTTTGTGTATTTAAAAATGAATTATTTCAAGGAGATTTTAAATTAGACATTGACAATCTTTCCATTTTCAAATCTGCGACTCCGCCAATTTTCCATTTATCCAAAAACAATTATCAGGAAGCCGAAACCTTATTTCAAAAGATGCTGACAGAGGTTCGCAGCGACTATATCTACAAATATGAGCTCATTAGAAATTATGTAAGCGAACTATATTATTTGGCGATGAAATGGACTCCAGCAGAAAATATTTTTCATCATGGCGATGCAAGTACGAGAATCACCATGATATTTGAAGAACTACTGGCACAGCAATTCCCTATTCAGTATAAGTCAGATCAGCTAGAACTACGCACACCCAAAGCATTTGCAGATAAAATGTTCATCCATGTCAATTATCTTAATCGATGTGTGCAAAAAGTAACTGGAAAAACAACGAGTCAACATATTTTCGAGCGAATATTGGGCGAAGCAAAAATATTATTAAAACACACAGATTGGTCAATTTCTGAAATTTGCGAAGCCTTAAACTTTGAAGATTTAGCACATTTTAATAAATTCTTTAAAAAACAGACCGATTTAAATCCAACTTCTTTTAAATTGGTTTGA
- a CDS encoding DUF4251 domain-containing protein, with the protein MKKPISHIFFAILSLFVVSTAAAQSSSKKAKKDSILVFRADKKELTKIRHEVSYDQAVAALKSKKFVLEATEVVFNDGTTSFVMANTNFVLMNGSKSTVQVAFNNGFSGSNGIGGVTVDGSASDITTSTDKKGNITYSFSVFGIRINAQITITLYGGDNNATVTILPDFNNRMLTLNGQLVPLSESDIFKGTPLF; encoded by the coding sequence ATGAAAAAGCCTATTTCACACATTTTTTTTGCGATTTTATCTTTATTTGTAGTAAGTACTGCTGCTGCACAGAGCTCCTCGAAAAAAGCTAAAAAAGATTCTATATTAGTTTTTAGAGCGGATAAGAAGGAATTAACTAAGATTCGTCACGAAGTTTCCTATGATCAGGCAGTTGCTGCTTTGAAAAGTAAAAAATTCGTATTGGAAGCAACGGAGGTCGTGTTCAACGACGGAACAACGAGTTTTGTAATGGCTAATACCAATTTTGTACTGATGAATGGTTCGAAATCTACCGTGCAAGTTGCTTTTAATAATGGATTCTCAGGTTCCAATGGTATTGGTGGTGTTACGGTTGATGGTTCGGCTTCGGACATTACGACTAGTACGGACAAAAAAGGAAATATTACTTATTCGTTTAGTGTATTTGGAATCCGTATTAATGCGCAGATAACGATCACTTTATATGGTGGTGACAATAATGCAACGGTGACCATCTTACCTGATTTCAACAATCGTATGCTAACTTTAAATGGTCAACTTGTCCCATTATCCGAATCTGATATTTTTAAAGGAACGCCATTATTTTAA